Proteins found in one Pagrus major chromosome 20, Pma_NU_1.0 genomic segment:
- the acsl5 gene encoding long-chain-fatty-acid--CoA ligase 5, whose translation MDSLLQLLFTPLPTSAIISLLAVAAATLFYLNTRPGPLRPPFDLKCQTVGIKDGARKSALMEDNNNLMAYYYNDAKTLYEVFQRGLKVSGNGPCLGSRKPGRPYQWLRYKQVSDRAEHLGSGLLHKGLKPNPDTFIGIFAQNRPEWIIGELACYTYSMVAVPLYDTLGPEALVFIIDQAEISTVLCDNQNKAETLLQTREKGQTPVLKTVIIMDSFDSELVERGRKCGVDIVSMQDVEALGRNNLQKPIPPKPEDLSIVCFTSGTTGNPKGAMLTHENVVSDAAGVIKGFETAVVPTTQDVSISFLPLAHMFERVVQTVMYGSGAKVGFFQGDIRLLPDDMKTLQPTIFPVVPRLLNRVYDKVQSGAKSPFKKWLLNFAVERKYAEVREGIIRNNSLWDKLIFHKVQESLGGRVRVMVTGAAPISQSVLCFLRAALGCQIFEAYGQTESTAGCTFTAPGDATSGHVGVPLPCNIVKLVDVEEMNYFASNGEGEVCIKGRNVFKGYLKDPEKTAEALDEDGWLHTGDIGKWLPSGVLKIVDRKKNIFKLAQGEYIAPEKIENVYVRSGPVAQVFVHGDSLQSCLVAIVVPDPEVLPGLAKTLSCQGSIEELCKNTEVKKAILSDMTKLGKEAGLKSFEQVKDVYLHPEQFTIENGLLTPTLKAKRAELKTLFQPQIDKLYANM comes from the exons ATGGACTCCCTTCTCCAGTTGCTGTTCACCCCTCTCCCGACCTCGGCCATCATCTCCCTGTTGGCCGTGGCGGCTGCGACCCTGTTCTACCTCAACACACGGCCCGGTCCCCTCCGTCCGCCCTTTGACCTCAAGTGTCAAACTGTGGGCATCAAG GATGGAGCGAGGAAGTCCGCGCTGATGGAGGATAACAACAACCTGATGGCGTATTACTACAATGACGCCAAGACCCTCTATGAGGTGTTTCAGAGGGGGCTCAAAGTGTCAG GTAACGGACCATGTTTGGGCTCCAGAAAACCAGGAAGGCCGTATCAGTGGCTCAGGTACAAGCAG GTGTCTGATAGAGCCGAGCACCTGGGGTCAGGGCTCCTGCACAAGGGCTTGAAGCCGAACCCGGACACTTTTATTGGCATCTTTGCTCAGAACAGACCCGAG TGGATTATTGGTGAACTGGCCTGTTACACCTACTCCATGGTAGCGGTTCCCCTGTACGACACCCTCGGTCCTGAGGCGCTGGTGTTCATTATCGACCAAG CTGAGATCTCCACAGTACTGTGTGACAATCAAAACAAGGCCGAAACTCTGCTGCAGACCCGTGAGAAAGGCCAGACTCCAGTTCTCAAAACAGTCATCATCATGGACTCTTTCGACTCGGAGTTGGTcgagagaggaagaaagtgtGGGGTGGACATCGTGTCCATGCAGGATGTGGAG GCTCTGGGGAGAAATAATCTTCAAAAGCCAATT CCCCCGAAGCCAGAAGATCTCAGTATTGTTTGCTTCACCAGTGGAACTACAG GAAACCCAAAGGGAGCGATGTTGACCCATGAGAATGTGGTTTCTGACGCTGCAGGTGTCATCAAAGGCTTTGAG ACGGCAGTTGTTCCGACTACGCAGGATGTGAGCATTTCATTCCTGCCTTTAGCGCACATGTTTGAGAGAGTCGTCCAG ACTGTGATGTACGGATCCGGGGCTAAGGTGGGATTCTTCCAGGGTGACATCAGACTGCTGCCAGATGACATGAAAACCCTGCAGCCCACAATTTTCCCAGTGGTGCCTCGACTTCTCAACCGCGTCTACGACAAA GTCCAGAGTGGAGCCAAATCGCCTTTCAAGAAATGGTTGTTGAACTTCGCTGTGGAGAGGAAGTACGCTGAAGTGAGGGAGGGCATCATCAGGAACAACAGCCTGTGGGACAAACTCATCTTCCACAAAGTCCAG GAGTCTCTGGGGGGACGAGTGCGGGTCATGGTGACGGGAGCAGCACCCATATCTCAATCTGTCCTCTGCTTCCTCAGGGCTGCTCTGGGTTGCCAG ATCTTTGAGGCTTATGGCCAGACGGAGAGCACAGCCGGCTGCACCTTCACCGCACCGGGAGATGCCACCTCAG GGCATGTCGGAGTGCCGCTGCCTTGTAACATTGTGAAGCTGGTGGATGTTGAAGAAATGAACTACTTTGCTTCAAATGGCGAAGGCGAG GTCTGCATTAAGGGTAGAAATGTGTTCAAAGGATACTTGAAAGACCCGGAGAAGACCGCAGAGGCCCTGGATGAAGACGGTTGGCTCCACACTGGAGACATCGGAAAATGGCTTCCA AGTGGAGTTCTGAAGATTGTTGACCGGAAGAAGAACATCTTCAAGCTGGCTCAGGGAGAATACATCGCACCAGAGAAGATTGAGAACGTCTATGTACGCAGCGGACCTGTGGCCCAAGTATTTGTGCATGGAGACAGTCTACAG TCTTGCCTGGTTGCAATTGTGGTCCCTGACCCTGAAGTCCTGCCTGGGTTAGCAAAGACTCTGAGCTGCCAAGGCTCCATCGAAGAGCTCTGCAAAAACACG gAGGTTAAAAAGGCGATTCTTTCAGACATGACCAAACTCGGCAAAGAAGCAGGACTCAAGTCCTTCGAGCAG
- the gucy2g gene encoding guanylate cyclase 2G, with translation MSRVGMRHLSVLHFTLVLTAAAVANSSTNGSQTQRLVVGFQAPWNMSLPFSALRLGSAIQIAIEKVNTNPSFLGNYSLDFVFIDTDCNPKLSLGGFIQQVWKENVSALFGPACPEEAEVTGLIASTWNIPMFGFVGQSSKMDNGDIYDSYIKIVPPLKRSSEVLVKTLEFFGWSHIAMIGGGFESNTWDKVDALWKTVESPLRANFKLAAAVKFDTSNPQLVYQNIKYIATVARVIVVLTNKDDSMALLLEAERQGLMNGDYVFFLVQHFEVSGSVDNLWKYSLNSRANQDAIRAFDMAFIIGQRSYEGYEYYDFFDQVFERLKRHPFWSNLTSETEISPYAAYLHDAVLLYAMGLKEVLKDGKDPHDGRQLLRRLKNRNDIRFHGASGLVHFDDQGERNLDYSIYDLQHTGDTTKFLPVLHFDSHTKDIRPTSAFASVVWPKGRPPSDKPECGFNNELCEWLNNDITLLALLVTFPVIGVLAVLCIGVLILQKLRLQTRLDDSYWWLINYSDITIIRDSVGVQGLSLSTASQSVSSGSQSTFSNNSCGFRDKAGKEHVYSTIGLYQGNQVAVKYIKDHISCNFQKPSIIAEMSVMKEMKHENLVQFFGVCVEPPNVCLVMQYCRKGSLKDVLGGSDVELDGMFKFSFAYDIVNGMEFIHKSNLRFHGNLKPSTCLVDSRLQIKLSGFGLWEFKTGSKNKIIPLENPKYEELYWTAPELLRQVGVPINGTPKGDVYSFAIIMWELMYNSKANPYQDFNLEPKEIIMQLRAPFQGEPLRPALCEQLCDENINVLLRVCWSENPDHRPPFGSIRRQLRDISPEGHGNILDNMVEKLEKYANHLEEVVEERTNQLTAEKTRADRLLSSMLPRYIADQLMGGKSVEPQSYDIVTIFFSDIVGFTSMCALSSAMEVVTFLNDLYSLFDDIIKMYDVYKVETIGDAYMVASGVPISNGNKHATEISTMALHFLSAIKVFKIHHMPTECLAIRIGIHSGPVVAGVVGTTMPRYCLFGDTVNMASRLESNSLPLKIHISQSTADILVQAGSFELEERGEVEMKGKGSHKTYWLLNKQGFNPPVIARGSSPADSLKQEKLGVPRAAEKKAHKTLTKARITDTTMPAVHI, from the exons ATGTCGAGGGTTGGCATGAGGCACCTATCTGTGCTTCACTTCACACTTGTGCTAACAGCTGCCGCTGTCGCCAACAGCAGCACCAACGGGTCTCAAACTCAGAGGCTGGTCGTCGGCTTCCAGGCTCCCTGGAATATGTCGTTACCCTTCAGCGCTCTGCGGCTCGGCTCGGCCATACAGATCGCTATAGAGAAGGTGAACACAAATCCTTCCTTCCTGGGGAACTACAGTCTGGACTTTGTGTTCATAGATACAGACTGTAACCCCAAACTGTCCCTGGGAGGGTTCATTCAACAGGTGTGGAAAGAGAACGTGTCGGCACTGTTCGGCCCGGCGTGTCCCGAAGAAGCCGAG GTCACTGGTCTTATTGCATCCACGTGGAACATCCCCATGTTCGGCTTTGTGGGGCAATCCTCCAAAATGGACAACGGTGATATCTATGATTCCTACATCAAAATTGTGCCGCCTCTCAAAAGAAGCTCGGAGGTCCTGGTGAAAACCTTGGAGTTCTTTGGATGGAGTCACATCGCGATGATCGGAGGGGGATTCGAGTCAAACACTTGGGACAAAGTCGACGCTTTGTGGAAAACCGTCGAGAGTCCGCTGAGGGCGAACTTCAAACTGGCTGCCGCGGTCAAGTTTGATACCAGCAATCCTCAGCTTGTCTATCAAAATATTAAGTACATCGCAACAGTCGCCAGAG TGATTGTGGTGCTAACGAACAAAGATGACTCTATGGCTCTGTTGCTGGAGGCTGAGCGACAGGGTCTGATGAATGGTGACTATGTGTTCTTCCTGGTTCAGCATTTTGAGGTCAGTGGCAGTGTG GATAACTTGTGGAAATACTCCCTGAACAGCAGGGCTAACCAAGATGCCATCAGAGCTTTTGACATGGCCTTTATCATTGGCCAGAGATCCTACGAAGGCTACGAGTACTACGACTTCTTTGACCAAGTTTTTGAAAGACTAAAAAGACATCCGTTCTGGAGCAACCTGACATCTGAAACAGAA ATCAGCCCTTACGCTGCCTATCTGCATGATGCAGTGCTTCTTTATGCAATGGGACTGAAGGAAGTCCTCAAAGACGGCAAAGATCCTCACGATGGACGGCAGCTGCTACGGAGACTAAAAAATAGAAACGACATTCGATTTCATG GTGCGTCTGGACTCGTCCACTTTGACGACCAGGGGGAGAGAAACCTGGACTATTCCATTTATGACCTGCAGCACACGGGAGACACCACCAAGTTTTTACCCGTCCTCCATTTTGACAGTCACACCAAAGATATCCG GCCGACGTCTGCGTTTGCTTCTGTGGTCTGGCCGAAAGGAAGACCTCCTTCTGATAAACCAGAATGTGGTTTCAACAACGAACTCTGTGAATGGCTGAATAATG ACATCACCCTGCTGGCTCTGCTCGTGACCTTCCCTGTCATCGGCGTGCTGGCGGTTTTGTGCATCGGGGTCCTCATCCTGCAGAAGTTACGACTCCAGACGAGGCTCGACGATTCCTACTGGTGGCTGATCAACTACAGCGACATCACAATCATCAGGGACTCCGTG GGAGTTCAGGGTTTATCTCTGAGCACAGCGAGTCAGAGTGTGAGCAGCGGCTCTCAATCCACTTTCTCCAACAACAGCTGTGGCTTTAGAGACAAGGCAGGAAAGGAACACGTCTACAGCACCATAGGTCTCTACCAG GGAAATCAAGTGGCCGTCAAGTACATCAAGGACCACATTAGCTGTAATTTTCAGAAACCTTCAATCATCGCAGAGATGAGTGTG ATGAAAGAGATGAAACATGAGAATTTGGTGCAGTTCTTTGGTGTTTGCGTTGAGCCGCCGAATGTTTGTTTGGTGATGCAGTACTGCAGGAAAGGCAGCCTGAAG gatGTTTTGGGCGGTTCAGATGTCGAGCTGGACGGGATGTTTAAGTTCTCCTTCGCTTATGACATCGTCAAT GGAATGGAGTTCATTCACAAAAGTAACCTGAGATTTCACGGGAACCTGAAGCCGAGCACGTGTCTGGTGGATAGTCGACTCCAGATAAAACTCTCTGGCTTTGGTCTTTGGGAATTTAAAACAGGAAGCAAAAACAAGATAATCCCACTGGAAAACCCCAAATATGAAG AGCTGTACTGGACGGCCCCCGAGCTTCTGAGACAAGTCGGTGTCCCGATCAACGGAACGCCCAAAGGTGACGTCTACAGCTTTGCCATCATCATGTGGGAACTCATGTACAACTCTAAGGCTAACCCATATCAAGATTTCAACCTGGAGCCCAAAG AGATCATCATGCAGTTGCGGGCGCCTTTCCAAGGGGAACCCCTCCGACCAGCGCTGTGCGAGCAGCTGTGTGATGAGAACATCAACGTGCTGCTGAGAGTCTGCTGGAGTGAAAACCCTGATCACCGTCCACCGTTTGGGTCTATCAGGAGACAGCTGAGAGACATCAGCCCAGAGGG TCACGGAAATATTCTGGATAATATGGTGGAAAAGTTGGAGAAATATGCAAATCActtggaggaggtggtggaggagaggacCAATCAGCTCACAGCAGAGAAGACCCGAGCAGACAGGCTTCTCTCCAGCATGTTACCAAG GTACAtcgcagatcagctgatgggaGGGAAATCAGTGGAGCCGCAAAGCTACGACATCGTGACCATCTTCTTCTCCGACATCGTCGGCTTCACCTCCATGTGCGCCCTCAGCTCGGCGATGGAGGTGGTGACGTTCCTCAACGACCTCTACAGCCTGTTTGACGACATCATCAAGATGTATGACGTCTACAAA GTGGAGACCATTGGTGATGCATACATGGTGGCCAGTGGTGTTCCCATCAGCAACGGCAATAAGCACGCTACAGAAATATCTACAATGGCTCTGCATTTCCTCAGCGCAATCAAGGTCTTCAAAATCCACCACATGCCGACTGAGTGTCTTGCAATTCGAATTGGGATACACTCAG GTCCAGTGGTGGCCGGAGTGGTCGGAACCACGATGCCTCGCTACTGTCTCTTTGGTGACACGGTGAACATGGCCTCTCGCTTGGAGAGTAACAGCTTAC CTCTGAAGATTCACATATCTCAGTCCACTGCTGACATTCTCGTCCAGGCTGGTTCATTTGAGCTGGAAGAAAGAGGGGAAGTCGAAATGAAG GGTAAAGGGTCTCATAAGACCTACTGGCTGCTGAACAAACAGGGATTTAACCCTCCTGTTATCGCTCGGGGCTCTTCACCAGCTGACAGTCTCAAACAAGAG AAACTAGGGGTGCCCAGAGCTGCTGAGAAAAAGGCCCACAAAACCCTGACCAAAGCTCGCATCACAGACACAACGATGCCTGCAGTGCACATTTAA